One Misgurnus anguillicaudatus chromosome 5, ASM2758022v2, whole genome shotgun sequence genomic window, TAGATCTTTCATTCCTTAAGGTTTCACTGACTATTTGGCATCATTTCTCTCACCATCATTGTTTCACTAACCATCATTCATTTTGATTATTTGTGATTCAGCACACCTAAACTATTGACTATTTTTCTCTTTTCCTCTTCTCACTTTCTCCGACCCTCTCTTTCCTCCATGTACCTCTCTGtttcattttctgtttgtttgtgttaaGACGGTGAGTATAAGCACCTGTCTGGTTTAGTTTTCTATCTAgtttaatcttttttgttttgatagaTTGCTTTCTTTATCATGTGGTTGATGACTGAGAACTATAAGATTAAAGGTTttccaaatgtaaaaaaaaccgGGCTCCTCAGTTGTATGACCAGGAATTGCCGGCCAGGTGTTGTGCTTCAGATTTTGATGTTATTTcaaattattactttaaaaattcACAAAGTTAGttgtaattaatatttttgCAGCCATAAGATCTAAGCAGATTCAGTTCCTttttgaaaacaaaaaacaccaaACATTTTGGCTTTAGTAGGCTACACTTGACATGGAAAtcctactgtatatacattttatcatcaGTCAATCACATGAATAAAGAAAATGTTGACCTGTCTATCAAACCAAACcacctctttctctctctttatccACTTCCTGCCTGTTTTCCACTTTTATGCTAACTCTCTTGCTTTCACTTCCTCtttctgttctctctctctctccttgcaCTGTCTCTCTTTATAATGCTCTCTCACCCCGTCCCGTCCTGCATCCCATAATCTCCCTCCCCTTCTCTTTCTTCTCCTTTTCTCTTCTTCGctcctctctctcttctcttttTTGCTCTTTCTCTCCCATAGACAGCAGTGACAGTGACCTGGAGCTGTCCACGGTACGACACCAGCCTGAGGGTCTGGAACAGCTGCAGGCTCAGACCAAATTCACCAAGAAGGAGCTGCAGTCTCTGTACAGGGGCTTCAAAAATGTAAGCGTCTGCTAAAGACCTTTGAAAGCCGACAAAGCAGGCTCTAAAACCAGCGTGAGATGGTTTTGGGATAGACTAGTTTCAGGCAAACTTATACAGTAGATTGTTCaagttttatgtttaaaaatagtaaatgaTGCAAGAAGCGTGTGTATTATAAGTGTGGGTTAGGGTTAGCCCCcatcataaaacatttttttaacgtTCTACTcttagggctctatcatacTCCTGGTGCAATGCACGACACAAGTGTCTTTttctagtttcaacccggcgcaattatcctttacacgtttagcaccacgttgttaaaatgataattgcgtttgcgcccaattttgtgTCAATTAGCGTTCTGGTTTGAAAATGAGGGGTGTTCGggcacattgttggcgcgttactattttgaggcaactaaaatagactacgccattgaccaactaaaacccagtctaaagtcaatggcgcaataatgttttttttatttaatgagcgcataagtaatatgcgcctaaacgggacgacaatgcgggtttgcttatcacatacatgaatgcgcagcagcacaaaaatgcttttaaatataaaaaattaaaggattaaaatgtaaaagattataattgagtctcttggacataaatgaggactaattatgagacattagaaggcgttatattgcatatatttttaaatgttttttatttaatgctACCCACAAATTTATTGTATAGGATGACTTTGTttctgtggatatgatgagatgagaaacatttttaagtaatgcttttcaaatTACTCACGGCGCTGTCTGAGTGCTGAAGGCTATCAgcacatttgtaaattctttatctcttgtttgttacaaataaagtatttttagagtacaaatcttttttgcatatttgtaaattattttttagattacACAGATCATGTAGGCTATTCATTTACAGCAATggattaaaagcctgctaattttacttccatgactgaaagaaaatgacttttaaaggttttaataccaaaaaataacagtttcaatacaaatgaaaacaatgcagttttctaatatcaatcttaaactgctggtcttcttcctccacttagttttttcGTTTACAAATTCTGCTTTCTAAATAGCGCTTAGGCACgacgcaacttgcttttaaaggggatgagagctgagactcttataggtttattgcacgttacgtcCAAAACACTCCCAtcactcattacgagaataacCCTTTTAGGCCGTGCGCTTGCCGCATAAACTttttttcctgtcgttaaattagcaaaagtggaatcggacacgcccgtgtgccgtgcgctttagacaatgcgcttagattgttaaaatagagCCCTTAAAACACttaggcctggtttcacagataaggcttagctaaagccaggactaggccttagtttaattaagtatgtttaagcatcttttataaacatgtctTAGAAAATATGCTACTGGTGTgtatccattcaggttgtagctagggtggccattcgtgccagttccgccggacacgtctcgaacatgttttcgggttcgttctccggaagtcgcgtttgtcgactgcatacgtcatcaaggtttaatatttcgggcttaattttaaaaaagcaaccgttacatttcaaggtacgaatgaaactacaatgattgtatgtcttaaaagaaataaatcttaattttctaatgtattttaactgaaatgtgagaacctcgatgacgtatgcagtcgagcaaggcgacttccggagaacgaacccaaaaacatgttcgggacgtgtccggcggaactggcacgaatggccaccctagctGTAGCGGTATTTGAGAGAAATGGCAGCTTGTCgcaagtgggcgtggtttcagcaccataagcggacacgcccccagagtttgagagcagagaatcccGACAATTTTTTCAAGATATTGATAACTTATTTTTCTTGCCGTTTTTtgaatcattcaaatttggattggtggttaataacacattttcctGTGGTGTGACAATCCGAAAACACTTTTAatactttacacagactttcaTGATGAACGTTGTCATCATGTGCATTTCTTATAGCAGATGTGTACTACAGTATCTAGGGCAGGGTTTCTTCTTTAAAGCAAATTAGCACAACACACTTTTTTAAACTCTTATCATCTGTGGCACAGTGAGAATTAGTCCATTATCTGTTtaattagatgtttaattagaTATCCCTCTACTATTTCCATTTCAGGAGTGCCCAAGCGGTTTAGTCGATGAGGAAACTTTCAAGACCATCTACTCTCAGTTCTTTCCTCAAGGGGGTACAGCAGATTCACTTATTCACATACATTTTCTGTTTAATCACTTAGTGATGTCCATAACCCCATCAGGGGAACTAATTTCGATTCTACTTCTCTTTTATCATTCCTTCAGATGCAACCACATACGCCCATTTCCTGTTTAACGCATTTGACCTTGACAGAAATGGCTCTATTCGTTTCGAGGTGAGAATTCCTTACATCTCAATAGTTTTTCATATCACCCTTCAATTGTTTCATTTCATCACTGTCTGCTCTCTGACCGTCCTGCAGGACTTTGTGATTGGTTTATCTGTGCTGCTGAGAGGGACCGTCACCGAGAAGCTCAACTGGGCTTTCAACCTTTACGACATCAACAAGGATGGATACATCACTAAGGAGGTGCCCGCTTAACCTTCATGCTTTGATGGTGTAAATATTTTACTTGTTCTTTTCATCGAATGGATGGCTGTGTGTGTTTTAGGAGATGCTGTTAATCATGAAGTCCATCTACGACATGATGGGCAGGTATACCTACCCCTGTGTGAGAGATGATGCTCCATCTGAACATGTGGAAAAGTTTTTCCAGGTACACCATTAGaataaatggtcaaaatatgtaccccaacTGTGACTGAGgcgtactttttaaaaaggttgtAAAGTACTATTAGGTATAGATCTGTATATATTTGAAAGTGATACAAATACGCTCTCTTTGGTACTtatatgtacctctaaggtactaaCAGGAACTTCTTATGTATAGCCCCAATGAAAGCTGACAGATAGCATGCACAgtgtatatgtgaccctggaccacaaaactagtcAATCACACCCAAAGCGTTTTGAATGCTTAGAAacgctttttatattgctgggcaaagcgtgagcgctcttttactgttaaatgtaatattagcaaaaactttaaaaagaggatgCTCTGACCTGAGGAGAAAgagaggccctgtcccaaatggcataCTGCGGACATGT contains:
- the kcnip3a gene encoding Kv channel interacting protein 3a, calsenilin isoform X2, whose amino-acid sequence is MQEDGKVMDGNMMGDANGVDPGKGRERESGKWQRPRFTRKALMRCCLVKWIIASTGPKEQDSSDSDLELSTVRHQPEGLEQLQAQTKFTKKELQSLYRGFKNECPSGLVDEETFKTIYSQFFPQGDATTYAHFLFNAFDLDRNGSIRFEDFVIGLSVLLRGTVTEKLNWAFNLYDINKDGYITKEEMLLIMKSIYDMMGRYTYPCVRDDAPSEHVEKFFQKMDRNRDGVVTIEEFIETCQKDDNIMNSMQLFENVI
- the kcnip3a gene encoding Kv channel interacting protein 3a, calsenilin isoform X4; the encoded protein is MGIQGMELFAIGVVIVLFVAVLKQFGILEPMSLEDSSDSDLELSTVRHQPEGLEQLQAQTKFTKKELQSLYRGFKNECPSGLVDEETFKTIYSQFFPQGDATTYAHFLFNAFDLDRNGSIRFEDFVIGLSVLLRGTVTEKLNWAFNLYDINKDGYITKEEMLLIMKSIYDMMGRYTYPCVRDDAPSEHVEKFFQKMDRNRDGVVTIEEFIETCQKDDNIMNSMQLFENVI
- the kcnip3a gene encoding Kv channel interacting protein 3a, calsenilin isoform X1; the protein is MLTLLLSLPLSVLSLSPCTVSLYNALSPRPVLHPIISLPFSFFSFSLLRSSLSSLFCSFSPIDSSDSDLELSTVRHQPEGLEQLQAQTKFTKKELQSLYRGFKNECPSGLVDEETFKTIYSQFFPQGDATTYAHFLFNAFDLDRNGSIRFEDFVIGLSVLLRGTVTEKLNWAFNLYDINKDGYITKEEMLLIMKSIYDMMGRYTYPCVRDDAPSEHVEKFFQKMDRNRDGVVTIEEFIETCQKDDNIMNSMQLFENVI
- the kcnip3a gene encoding Kv channel interacting protein 3a, calsenilin isoform X5, encoding MSVRWETEGLQTVGIVCLVIMFLKLMHLLGLIDITETDSSDSDLELSTVRHQPEGLEQLQAQTKFTKKELQSLYRGFKNECPSGLVDEETFKTIYSQFFPQGDATTYAHFLFNAFDLDRNGSIRFEDFVIGLSVLLRGTVTEKLNWAFNLYDINKDGYITKEEMLLIMKSIYDMMGRYTYPCVRDDAPSEHVEKFFQKMDRNRDGVVTIEEFIETCQKDDNIMNSMQLFENVI
- the kcnip3a gene encoding Kv channel interacting protein 3a, calsenilin isoform X3; translated protein: MGSVMATISLEARRRFSRPSFLSECRHTTARYHRSDSSDSDLELSTVRHQPEGLEQLQAQTKFTKKELQSLYRGFKNECPSGLVDEETFKTIYSQFFPQGDATTYAHFLFNAFDLDRNGSIRFEDFVIGLSVLLRGTVTEKLNWAFNLYDINKDGYITKEEMLLIMKSIYDMMGRYTYPCVRDDAPSEHVEKFFQKMDRNRDGVVTIEEFIETCQKDDNIMNSMQLFENVI